The following nucleotide sequence is from Kineococcus endophyticus.
ACGCGCAACGGCGGCTCGATGGCCGACCCCGGCAGCGTCTCGTACATGTTCAGCCGCAAGGGCGTCGTCGTCATCGGCAAGGAGGGGACCGACCTCAGCGAGGACGACGTCCTCCTCGCGGTCCTCGAGGCCGGCGCCGAGGAGGTCACCGACCAGGGCGACACCTTCGAGGTCGTCTGCGAGGCCACCGACCTCGTGGCGGTGCGCGAGGCGCTGCAGGCGGCGGGGATCGACTACGACTCGGCCGAGAACAGCTTCGTCCCCAGCGTCCAGGTGCCGCTGGACGCCGACGGAGCCACGAAGGTGTTCAAGCTCATCGACGTCCTCGACGACTGCGACGACGTGCAGAACGTCTTCGCCAACTACGACGTCTCCGACGACGTCATGGCGGCCCTCGAGGACGCCTGACACTCCGTCCCGCAGCACCTCACGGCCCCCACGATCACTCCGTGCGATCGTGGGGGCCGTGCGCGTGCTGGCGGTGGACCCGGGCCTGACCCGGTGCGGGATCGGGGTGGTCGACGCCGTCCGCACGGGCCGGCGGGCCGCCATGGTCGGCGTCGGCGTCGTCCGGACGCCCGCCACCGACCCCGTCGAGTCCCGGTTGCTCGCGATCAGCGAGGGGCTCGAGACCTGGCTGGACGCCCACCGCCCGGACGTCGTCGCCGTCGAGCGCGTCTTCGCCCAGGCCAACGTCCGCTCGGTCATGGGGACCGCCCAGGCGGCGGGGCTCGTGCTCGTCGCGGCCGCCCGCCGCGGGCTGCCCGTCGCGATGCACACGCCGAGCGAGGTCAAGGCGGCGGTCACCGGGGACGGCCGGGCCGAGAAGGAGCAGGTGACGACGATGGTCACCCGCATCCTCGGCCTCGACAGCCCCCCGCGACCGGCCGACGCCGCCGACGCCCTGGCCCTGGCCCTGTGCCACCTGTGGCGGGGTGGGGCGACCTCCCGGCTGGAGGCCGCCGCGCACTCCGCCCTCGTGACGGGCCGGCGGAACGCCTACGCCGAAGCGGAAGCTCAGGCGAGGCGCTCGCGCACGAAGCTCGTCGTGCGCTCCCAGGCCAGCTCGGCGGACTCGCGCCGGTAGTTGGGGCGCTCGTCGTTGTAGAAGGCGTGCGGCGCGGGGTACTCGTGCAGCGTCACGTCCACCCCCGCTTGCTCGCGGATGCGCTCCGCCGTCGCACGGACGGCGTCCAGCGGCACCGAGGTGTCCTCCTCGCCGTAGTGGCCGAGGACGGCCGCGCGCAGGCCCGAGAAGTCGGTGTCCTCGCCCGGCAGCCCGTACCAGGGCACGGCCGCGCCGACCCGCTCGCCCTGCTGGGCCGCGAGGCGCAGGACGAAGCCACCGCCCATGCAGAAGCCGACCGCGCCCACGGTCGAGGACGTGACCTCGGGCCGGTCCAGCAGGTAGGTCACGGCGCCGGCGAGGTCCTGGGCGGCCTGCTCGGCCGGCAGGTCCGTCATGAGCTGCGCGGCTTCGGCGGAGTCGTGGGTCGTGCGGCCGCCGTAGAGGTCGGGGGCCAGGGCGACGAAGCCCTCGCGGGCGAAGCGGTCGACGATGGCTGCGATGTGGTCGGTCAGGCCCCACCACTCCTGGATGACGATGACGCCGGGGCCGCTGCCGGACTCCGGGACGCGCAGGTAGCCGTGCGCGTGGCCCGACTCCGTGGCGCTGTCGAAGGTGACGTTCTGGAGGGCGTTCTCGTTCTGCTCGTGGCTCACGGCAGCACTCTGCACCGGCGTGCCGGGTCCGTCGTGTCGGAGGGTCCGTCTAGCGTCTCGTACTGGAGCCGGCGCCCTGCGCCGGAGTGTTCGTCTCGGGTCTGGAGGTCGTGTGATCGCGTCGGTGCGCGGGCGGGTGCTCGCGGTGCGGCTGGACTCGGCGGTCGTCGAGGTGGGCGGTGTCGGGATGTTCGTCCTGGCCGCGCCGGCGACGCTCGCCGGGCTGCGGGTCGGCGAGGAGGCGCTGCTGCACACGACGCTCGTGGTGCGCGAGGACTCCTTGACGCTGTTCGGCTTCGCCGACGCCGACGAGAAGGAGGTCTTCGAGATCGTCCAGACCGCCTCCGGGGTGGGTCCGAAGATGGCCCTGGCGATGCTCGCCGTGCACCGGCCCGACGGGATCCGGTCCGCCGTCGCCGCCGACGACCACGCCGCCCTCGTGCGCGTCCCCGGCATCGGCAAGAAGACCGCGCAGCGCATCTGCCTGGAGCTGGGGGACCGGCTCGGCCCGCCCGCGGGTGCTCCGGCCCCCGCTCCCGTCGTCGGTGGGGGCGACCCCCGCAAGGACAAGGTCGTCGAGGCGCTCGTCGGGCTCGGGTACCCGGTCAAGCAGGCCGGGGACGCCGTGGACGCCGTGCTCTCGGACGATCCCGACGGCACCGCGGCGGACGCCGACGTGCCCGGTGCGCTGCGCGCGGCCCTGCGCCACCTGTCGGGTCGCGGATGAGCGACCGGCTGGTGACCACGGGTGCGGACGAGCGGGAACGGGCCGCCGAGTCGGCCCTGCGCCCGCACGGCCTCGACGAGTTCGTCGGGCAGAAGGTCGTCCGCGAGCAGCTCTCGCTCGTCCTGGACGCAGCCAAGGCGCGTCAGGCGCCGAGCGACCACGTCCTGTTCTCCGGGCCCCCCGGTCTGGGCAAGACGACGCTGGCGATGATCGTCGCCTCCGAGATGGGCGCCCCGCTGCGCCAGTCCAGCGGTCCGGCCATCCAGCACGCGGGGGACCTCGCGGCCGTCCTCAGCTCCCTCGACGAGGGGGAGGTCCTCTTCCTCGACGAGATCCACCGGATGGCACGTCCGGCCGAGGAGATGCTCTACATCGCGATGGAGGACTTCCGCGTCGACGTCGTCGTCGGCAAGGGCGCGGGGGCGACGGCCATCCCGCTGGAGCTGCCGAAGTTCACCCTCGTCGGGGCCACGACGAGGGCCGGGCTGC
It contains:
- a CDS encoding YebC/PmpR family DNA-binding transcriptional regulator — protein: MSGHSKWATTKHKKAVVDAKRAKSFARLIKNIEVAARTGGGDPAGNPTLYDAIQKAKKTSVPADNIDRAVKRGSGAEAGGADWQTIMYEGYGPNGVALLVECLTDNKNRAAMEVRTAMTRNGGSMADPGSVSYMFSRKGVVVIGKEGTDLSEDDVLLAVLEAGAEEVTDQGDTFEVVCEATDLVAVREALQAAGIDYDSAENSFVPSVQVPLDADGATKVFKLIDVLDDCDDVQNVFANYDVSDDVMAALEDA
- the ruvC gene encoding crossover junction endodeoxyribonuclease RuvC, with product MRVLAVDPGLTRCGIGVVDAVRTGRRAAMVGVGVVRTPATDPVESRLLAISEGLETWLDAHRPDVVAVERVFAQANVRSVMGTAQAAGLVLVAAARRGLPVAMHTPSEVKAAVTGDGRAEKEQVTTMVTRILGLDSPPRPADAADALALALCHLWRGGATSRLEAAAHSALVTGRRNAYAEAEAQARRSRTKLVVRSQASSADSRR
- a CDS encoding dienelactone hydrolase family protein is translated as MSHEQNENALQNVTFDSATESGHAHGYLRVPESGSGPGVIVIQEWWGLTDHIAAIVDRFAREGFVALAPDLYGGRTTHDSAEAAQLMTDLPAEQAAQDLAGAVTYLLDRPEVTSSTVGAVGFCMGGGFVLRLAAQQGERVGAAVPWYGLPGEDTDFSGLRAAVLGHYGEEDTSVPLDAVRATAERIREQAGVDVTLHEYPAPHAFYNDERPNYRRESAELAWERTTSFVRERLA
- the ruvA gene encoding Holliday junction branch migration protein RuvA gives rise to the protein MIASVRGRVLAVRLDSAVVEVGGVGMFVLAAPATLAGLRVGEEALLHTTLVVREDSLTLFGFADADEKEVFEIVQTASGVGPKMALAMLAVHRPDGIRSAVAADDHAALVRVPGIGKKTAQRICLELGDRLGPPAGAPAPAPVVGGGDPRKDKVVEALVGLGYPVKQAGDAVDAVLSDDPDGTAADADVPGALRAALRHLSGRG